The following coding sequences lie in one Drosophila sulfurigaster albostrigata strain 15112-1811.04 chromosome 2R, ASM2355843v2, whole genome shotgun sequence genomic window:
- the LOC133835901 gene encoding LOW QUALITY PROTEIN: E3 ubiquitin-protein ligase RNF123 (The sequence of the model RefSeq protein was modified relative to this genomic sequence to represent the inferred CDS: deleted 1 base in 1 codon): MSISKLFVKVFNEDIFENLDQDNYYNSDLEDDFDGGNCSTVPDPRVQKLDELSVTKQMIIVKNWLEDKFQQIQTDSNEEIRRLYIDTEARIGPELAIFDVDYTTTVRVSADRLALRSQGSFNTVRANCCVYGGRWMYEISLHTKGVMQIGWACGSCTFNENSGVGDTKYSYGYDGSKQQVWHISTKKYGDKWQIGDIIGVTIDVDREIIEYYRNGRSMGVAFDKIQRGPGITFFPAISLGYTQGVQANFGNRPFVYPLPGFQPIMARPILKLRRASLLLDYLINLAGIFSHYNAQAKNNTSTDASEVRVSTKKTVYCIFATMLIERFTNEVFDPYVIEDVLLSRISSMTTLTAEKENPYSVLKSLLSLFWNFMEGDEVKFVLRKLVNALLGTFSHTVQGVDYEKHRQALSTLHCICLHEQSRKFLLESKLFKKHCLAFFLYIHPLEFYILEELLPDYMAWTQGIDGPKDKYMNVVEKVRKTTESLYLVQKDFLNTLMLNTDGGSDSPSSRKLFLIKMRRYVIDLSMEQRPFHAFFFMQSSIQHPLDAPVALAFVAILIDQVRTLFKEELPSHVMEVNTDFFLDGTFDYMHFDRVGGVLSHLRKVHRGDIDSHFGIERSQQIYDEDRNSVRTNEVDTTLYLLGENINNMAVIGHAQGANHSTFAHFLNPRVTVNSDAAPGNSTTETSVCELLDICILFYYSAGHKYIVKIASVRDEIATLNEVLMETKYYREDIERKLIALEEHANVCMNENHQHVMTELRSKFSQRQNVFATRSISLARKQVWLRAVALSSHRRSLFIWLLERTLRTLSSASGKGPLFSFVPEVYVNTLPILLDTVMDFSHHDIRAQFEMLDAECSVNAAAEFLAMHSADSRIVLASCKDSLLQALGTLTCHKGGIRALERASKRAQVALVRALLRPYENRAWGQSNWLLLRFWLGEGYAYKDSRQPSVWQGGSQPLNQGLCRSRSRNETHTGLLHNVAPANPSKHFQRLIGSKLYEDEPFATTFLNSVLSQLNWAFSEFILLLQEIQNTAQRQENTLFEPKQLKICSMCFELTVSLMRCLEMILTVAPDVVADDSRPNSDLLLNRICQLISQVLSRVTVPPGCFQFVVDMCSADLNAVTHFPIISAALGILLALLRNEMDKDVSPQKVTRISRAFLTDPSFQFATLEFALGEIRTPLLEQKEIPRGNFDPSTRPNIDPLTNDVRVPNPNNSKRIRADPPIIKFALNDYPTHVSPDEIEDVRQLIENLRIKQSLLSDITLPSEDSLCPICCAKPITAVFTPCKHQSCSDCIMQHMMNSKVCFYCKTTIQTIETLDGTLIYSNLETTQSPVPESA; this comes from the exons ATGTcgatttcaaaattattcgtGAAAGTTTTCAATGAAGACATTTTCGAGAACCTTGACCAAGATAACTACTACAACTCTGACTTGGAAGATGACTTTGATGGGGGCAACTGTTCAACTGTCCCAGATCCGCGAGTGCAAAAGCTTGACGAGCTCTCTGTGACAAA ACAAATGATTATTGTGAAGAACTGGTTGGAGGATAAGTTTCAACAAATACAAACGGATAGCAATGAAGAAATACGTCGCCTCTACATAGATACGGAGGCCCGCATTGGCCCTGAATTGGCTATATTCGATGTGGATTATACGACCACAGTGCGTGTGTCCGCCGATAGACTGGCCTTGCGTTCCCAGGGCAGTTTCAACACGGTGCGCGCAAATTGTTGCGTTTACGGCGGTCGCTGGATGTATGAG ATTAGCCTGCATACTAAGGGAGTCATGCAAATTGGCTGGGCGTGCGGTTCCTGCACATTTAACGAAAACAGCGGAGTTGGTGACACCAAGTATAGCTATGGCTACGATGGTAGCAAGCAACAAGTGTGGCACATTTCCACTAAGAA ATATGGCGACAAATGGCAAATTGGTGATATCATTGGTGTGACTATCGATGTGGATCGCGAGATCATAGAATACTATCGCAATGGGCGCTCCATGGGAGTGGCCTTTGATAAGATTCAACGCGGACCTGGCATTACATTCTTTCCTGCCATATCACTAGGCTATACGCAAGGCGTGCAAGCCAACTTTGGCAATCGACCATTTGTGTATCCTTTGCCTGGCTTTCAGCCCATCATGGCGCGACCCATTCTCAAGCTACGTCGTGCCAGCTTACTCTTGGACTACCTCATCAATTTGGCTGGTATCTTTTCGCATTACAATGCCCAGGCCAAAAATAATACGTCCACCGATGCCAGCGAAGTTCGAGTATCGACA AAAAAGACAGTCTATTGTATATTTGCAACAATGCTAATTGAGCGTTTTACCAACGAAGTCTTCGATCCATATGTCATTGAGGATGTGCTTTTGTCACGCATTTCCAGTATGACAACACTGACGGCAGAGAAGGAGAATCCGTACAGCGTTTTAAAGAgtctgttgtcgttgttctgGAATTTCATGGAGGGTGATGAAGTGAAGTTTGTGCTCCGTAAACTGGTCAATGCTCTGTTGGGCACATTCAGTCACACTGTGCAGGGTGTAGACTATGAGAAGCATCGACAGGCGCTAAGCactttgcattgcatttgcctGCATGAGCAATCGCGCAAGTTTCTGCTTGAGAGCAAGCTCTTCAAAAAGCATTG CCTGGCTTTCTTTTTATACATTCATCCATTGGAGTTCTATATATTGGAAGAGCTGTTGCCAGACTATATGGCCTGGACACAGGGTATAGATGGGCCCAAGGACAAGTATATGAATGTGGTGGAAAAAGTACGTAAAACCACGGAAAGCTTATATTTAGTGCAAAAGGATTTCCTCAACACACTGATGCTCAACACAGACGGTGGCTCTGATTCGCCTTCCAGCCGCAAGCTTTTCTTGATTAAAATGCGACGATATGTAATAGATCTTAGCATGGAGCAACGC CCCTTTCATGCGTTCTTCTTTATGCAATCGAGCATACAACATCCACTTGATGCACCGGTGGCTCTTGCATTTGTCGCCATTCTAATCGATCAAGTGCGTACGCTTTTTAAGGAGGAGCTGCCCAGTCATGTTATGGAAGTGAACACAGATTTCTTTCTTGACGGAACCTTTGATTATATGCACTTTGATCGCGTTGGAGGCGTTTTGTCACATCTGCGCAAGGTGCATAGAGGTGACATCGATAGTCATTTTGGCATCGAGCGGTCTCAGCAAATTTATGATGAGGATCGCAATTCGGTGCGAACCAACGAAGTGG ATACAACGCTCTACCTGCTAGGCGAAAATATCAACAATATGGCCGTGATTGGACATGCACAGGGGGCCAATCACTCGACCTTCGCCCACTTTCTTAATCCACGCGTCACTGTCAACTCTGATGCTGCGCCAGGAAATTCAACGACTGAGACTAGTGTGTGCGAGTTGTTGGATATTTGTATCCTTTTCTACTATTCGGCGGGACACAAGTACATTGTGAAGATAGCATCGGTGCGGGATGAGATCGCGACACTTAACGAAGTGCTGATGGAGACTAAATATTATCGAGAGGATATCGAAAGAAAGTTGATAGCACTAGAGGAACATGCGAATGTCTGCATGAACGAGAACCATCAGCATGTGATGACCGAATTAAGATCGAAATTCAGTCAAAGGCAAAATGTGTTTGCG ACTCGTTCCATATCTCTGGCAAGAAAACAAGTTTGGTTGCGTGCAGTTGCCTTAAGCAGCCATCGGCGATCGTTGTTCATATGGCTTTTGGAACGTACGCTGCGCACTTTATCG AGTGCATCGGGTAAAGGTCCTCTGTTTTCATTTGTGCCTGAGGTATACGTCAATACCTTGCCAATTTTGCTAGACACTGTGATGGACTTTAGTCATCATGATATACGCGCTCAGTTCGAGATGTTGGATGCGGAGTGCAGTGTGAATGCGGCAGCTGAATTTCTAGCCATGCATTCGGCCGATTCACGAATAGTGCTAGCCTCCTGTAAGGACTCGCTGCTACAGGCTCTTGGCACACTAACATGCCACAAAGGTGGCATACGCGCTTTGGAACGTGCCTCGAAACGAGCTCAGGTGGCATTAGTGCGTGCTTTGCTGCGTCCCTATGAGAATCGCGCTTGGGGACAAAGTaattggctgctgctgcgtttctGGCTAGGCGAGGGATATGCTTATAAGGATTCGCGTCAACCCAGTGTGTGGCAAGGTGGTTCACAGCCATTAAATCAGGGTCTTTGTCGAAGTCGTTCCCGCAACGAGACGCACACTGGATTGCTGCATAATGTGGCTCCGGCAAATCCGTCTAAGCATTTTCAGCGCTTAATTGGCAGCAAATTGTATGAGGATGAGCCGTTTGCTACTACATTCCTGAATTCTGTGCTGAGTCAGCTGAACTGGGCTTTTTCTGAGTTCATATTGCTGCTACAAGAG ATTCAAAATACGGCCCAGCGTCAGGAGAACACACTTTTTGAACCAAAGCAACTTAAGATCTGCTCCATGTGCTTTGAGTTGACAGTTTCGTTGATGCGTTGCCTGGAAATGATCCTAACTGTCGCTCCAGATGTTGTGGCCGATGATTCTCGTCCAAATAGCGACTTGTTATTGAATCGCATATGTCAGCTCATCAGCCAGGTGTTGTCGCGGGTTACAGTTCCACCCGGCTGTTTTCAGTTTGTGGTGGACATGTGCTCCGCAGACTTGAACGCAGTTACCCACTTTCCTATCATTAGTGCTGCGCTGGGCATCTTATTGGCCTTGTTGCGCAACGAAATGGATAAAGATGTTTCACCTCAGAAGGTAACGCGTATCTCACGTGCCTTTTTAACAGATCCCAGTTTCCAGTTTGCAACTTTGGAATTTGCACTGGGTGAGATTCGTACGCCGCTGCTGGAGCAGAAGGAGATTCCGCGGGGCAATTTTGATCCTTCAACGCGGCCAAATATCGATCCACTAACGAATGATGTCCGTGTGCCGAATCCCAATAATTCAAAGCGCATTCGCGCTGATCCGcctattattaaatttgcccTTAATGATT ATCCCACGCACGTATCGCCTGATGAAATCGAGGATGTACGTCAACTTATTGAGAATCTGCGCATTAAGCAGTCTCTGCTCTCAGATATAACACTGCCATCGGAGGATTCGTTGTGTCCAATTTGCTGTGCCAAGCCCATCACTGCCGTATTTACGCCGTGCAAGCATCAATCGTGCAGCGATTGCATCATGCAGCATATGATGAACTCGAAGGTGTGCTTTTACTGTAAGACAACTATACAGACTATCGAGACGCTGGACGGCACACTTATTTATTCGAATCTGGAAACAACTCAATCACCAGTTCCCGAGAGTGCTTGA
- the LOC133835904 gene encoding LOW QUALITY PROTEIN: E3 UFM1-protein ligase 1 homolog (The sequence of the model RefSeq protein was modified relative to this genomic sequence to represent the inferred CDS: deleted 1 base in 1 codon) codes for MGSDWDEIKRLAADFQKAQLTSTLQKLSERNCIEIVTLLLEKQLLDVVFTNDGKEYITPDHLEREIQDELYANGGRANLVEVSKTLNVDLSRIVTLAEHIAAENPQIHLMLGQLIDEDYITHIAQEINEKLAQRGEISISDLTSQFDLPSDFLQHNVVEKHLGKIIKGRQDATNPRVFFTQAYIQRCKAKIRGALAAITKPTNVAVILQQISVQEKIFHSLLDEIAPAGQVTPSKQANAQYVPHIYAKTQADWVNAFYKQNSFLEYDAINKLGISDAKAYIRKQFHNEQFLFLKRVALGARLIELTVVAALNECNATKQYLDLSTILPSNLSEEDIEEAFEAITSQKQCNPSHFVFLDSIVFSQAYLTQLVQPCQEMAHAQAKAAIDAGVYQQYIVEKTLAQKGNTGTGSAHDADDDKLDKRDERRKKAASGKAGGGAQGRETKTKSTKKHQRGRVAHNHDSEDEEDIVQSNASSNRKSGKTLDLVKTADITNLIKGTLEEEGLEQLAKPIAALYLNQLNQTALAKAQELYEATPQTNRRQTHAAIQERVNTLLVDIRLYEKGLKLFPSDTQSQLVKYLLKSLGNDICNELTLYVAAECSLSVKSTNLNVDQRIKLVQECDVLYRNALLEQNKAINKSIDEFELATEAVLKTCSMIVKKVDKKKDRLLIVNHKEKLQQQLLECNEPALLLHLAALILFTTITGCILHASGKFVSAILQHIRSTLNEPQNALLLRYHDLVLQLLQQASPDSVESKSVNEQLHSLQTEVVDLAQNYSRASVSKAD; via the exons atgggCAGTGACTGGGATGAAATTAAACGCTTGGCAGCCGACTTTCAAAAAGCTCAGCTCACCTCCACGTTGCAGAA GCTCTCTGAACgcaattgcattgaaattgttaCATTATTGTTGGAAAAACAATTGCTTGATGTGGTTTTCACCAACGATGGCAAGGAGTACATTACTCCCGATCACTTGGAGCGTGAAATCCAAGATGAACTCTATGCGAATGGAGGTCGTGCAAATCTCGTGGAGGTCAGCAAAACATTGAATGTGGATCTGTCGCGGATTGTGACGCTGGCGGAGCATATTGCAGCCGAGAATCCTCAGATACATCTAATGTTGGGCCAGTTGATCGATGAGGACTACATCACGCACATTGCCCAGGAGATCAACGAAAAACTGGCACAACGTGGCGAAATTTCAATATCAGACTTAACGTCACAATTCGATTTGCCCTCAGACTTTCTGCAGCACAATGTGGTTGAAAAGCATCTGGGCAAGATCATAAAGGGTCGTCAGGACGCCACCAATCCTCGTGTATTCTTCACCCAAGCCTACATCCAGCGTTGTAAGGCAAAAATTCGCGGTGCTTTAGCAGCCATTACCAAGCCCACAAATGTAGCTGTTATTCTGCAACAGATTAGCGTGCAAGAGAAGATCTTTCATTCACTGCTAGACGAAATTGCGCCAGCTGGCCAGGTGACC CCAAGCAAGCAGGCTAATGCCCAGTATGTGCCTCATATTTATGCCAAAACCCAAGCAGATTGGGTCAATGCGTTTTATAAGCAAAACAGTTTCCTGGAATATGATGCCATTAACAAGTTGGGAATTTCGGATGCCAAGGCATATATTCGCAAACAGTTTCACAACGAGCAGTTCCTGTTCCTCAAGCGCGTGGCACTTGGCGCACGTCTGATTGAGCTGACTGTAGTTGCAGCTTTAAATGAATGCAATGCTACCAAACAATATCTTGACTTGTCCACAATCCTACCTTCAAATTTGTCGGAGGAGGACATTGAAGAGGCTTTCGAGGCCATAACTTCACAGAAGCAGTGCAATCCAAGCCATTTTGTGTTCTTGGATAGCATTG TCTTCTCACAGGCTTATTTAACGCAACTGGTGCAACCTTGCCAAGAGATGGCACATGCTCAGGCCAAGGCAGCTATCGATGCGGGCGTGTATCAACAGTATATTGTGGAGAAAACACTGGCGCAAAAGGGCAACACTGGAACTGGCAGCGCTCATGATGCCGACGATGACAAGTTGGACAAACGTGATGAACGTCGCAAAAAGGCTGCATCTGGCAAGGCAGGTGGCGGTGCGCAGGGTCGCGAGACTAAAACAAAGTCGACAAAGAAGCATCAGCGTGGTCGAGTTGCTCACAATCATGATAGCGAGGATGAAGAAGATATTGTGCAGTCCAATGCAAGCAGTAATCGTAAATCTGGTAAAACTTTGGATCTGGTGAAGACTGCGGATATCACAAATCTAATCAAAGGCACGCTGGAGGAGGAAGGACTAGAGCAGCTCGCCAAGCCCATCGCAGCACTCTACCTGAA CCAACTCAATCAGACGGCACTAGCCAAGGCGCAAGAGCTATATGAGGCAACACCCCAAACAAATCGTCGCCAGACTCACGCAGCTATTCAAGAGCGCGTCAATACTTTGTTGGTGGACATCCGACTGTACGAGAAAGGTCTGAAACTTTTTCCCAGCGACACGCAATCGCAATTGGTTAAATATCTGCTTAAATCGCTGGGCAACGACATATGCAATGAATTAACGCTCTATGTGGCAGCCGAGTGCAGTTTATCTGTGAAATCAACAAACTTAAATGTCGATCAACGCATTAAACTAGTGCAAGAGTGCG ATGTGCTGTATCGCAACGCTCTCCTGgaacaaaataaagcaataaacaaaagcatCGATGAGTTCGAGTTGGCTACGGAAGCTGTGCTGAAAACATGCAGCATGATTGTGAAAAAAGTCGATAAGAAAAAGGATCGACTACTCATTGTGAATCATAAGGAGAAGCTTCAACAACAGTTGCTGGAGTGCAATGAACCCGCTTTATTACTTCATTTGGCTGCGCTGATACTTTTCACCACCATCACGGGTTGTATTCTGCATGCGTCCGGCAAATTTGTCTCTGCCATATTACAACATATTCGAAGCACTTTAAATGAACCACAAAATGCATTATTGTTGCGCTATCATG ATCTCGTCCTGCAATTGCTCCAGCAAGCATCGCCAGACAGTGTCGAGTCCAAGTCAGTAAACGAACAATTGCACTCGCTGCAAACAGAGGTTGTTGACCTAGCCCAAAACTATTCACGTGCCTCTGTTTCTAAGGCTGATTAG
- the LOC133835902 gene encoding LOW QUALITY PROTEIN: soluble guanylate cyclase 88E (The sequence of the model RefSeq protein was modified relative to this genomic sequence to represent the inferred CDS: deleted 1 base in 1 codon) codes for MYGLLLENLSEYIKSVYGEEKWEDIRRQAGIDSPSFSVHQVYPENLLQKLAKKAQTVLGVSEREFMDRLGVYFVGFVGQYGYDRVLSVLGRHMRDFLNGLDNLHEYLKFSYPRMRAPSFICENETKQGLTLHYRSKRRGFVYYTMGQIREVARYFYHKEMHIELVREEILFDTVHVTFQLTFDNRAFTLASLAMTREEKHLPISAHVLFEIFPFCIVFGADMVVRSIGNSLMVILPELLGKKITAWFDLVRPLIAFKFQTILNRTNNIFELVTVDPVTERLDAQNEDLLLHDDGSEPEKSLRLKGQMVYMENWRMIMFLGTPVMPDLTSLITTGLYINDLSMHDFSRDLMLAGTQQSVELKLALDQEQQKSKKLEESMRKLDEEMRRTDELLYQMIPKQVADRLRRGENPIDTCEMFDSVSILFSDIVTFTEICSRITPMEVVSMLNAMYSIFDTLTERNSVYKVETIGDAYMVVAGAPDKDANHAERVCDMALDMVDAITDLKDPSTGQHLRIRVGVHSGAVVAGIVGLKMPRYCLFGDSVNTASRMESTSIAMKVHISESTKVLIGPSYKILERGEIDVKGKGTMKTYWLEERENRLPLQLTSGLQLHPMSAAPPLTPIPKAIMPPPKPVTPVAPPPAAEPVQPHAQTSLANVVMGASGAVAAATALAHHAPPVAAAASTTPAAASGDERSSRIYSPVTFKDVARRSIANSPVRGSGGSGCCPEQSKRRESRSNSTGHVFMRSPSDIFGSLILDTEEFLEDLQISRGSLANSSSNNNNISQSPCGFSPTPPFRIGSAPAKPRPNNPDMFTAEELAAMDQLTPPSTAPARETATCSSAASLKPSTSNVSLERDKALAKMNTTLEATNTPPAAPITAPVVAPIVAAATSKVATSNMATPSATVGVCPMRQPKTLPLQPVHGGTAPAAVQANSENSRPGSKDSMTSISLHSPPPHRSNSAPARPHSMSKAARKAFLAAKQTKAMEKLDKMIEEAQEVESQSTAKAANMRLAIFGHDGGGVGDLAAGGCPLFLPPPPAQAMGRAMPSSISDSSICNHGHSHAPSCHHTLHEPKLSNSQSFQHARSSGPITHQCCSGFGHGNGRHSHRMHSNACNLL; via the exons ATGTATGGTCTGCTGTTGGAAAATCTGTCGGAGTACATCAAGTCCGTGTACGGAGAGGAGAAATGGGAGGACATAAGAAGACAGGCTGGCATCGATTCACCCTCATTCAGCGTTCATCAAGTTTATCCAGAGAACTTGCTGCAGAAGCTGGCGAAGAAGGCGCAAACG GTGCTGGGAGTTTCAGAACGCGAATTCATGGATCGCTTGGGAGTCTACTTCGTGGGCTTTGTGGGTCAGTATGGCTACGATCGCGTGCTGTCTGTGCTGGGGCGACACATGCGAGACTTCCTCAACGGATTGGATAATCTGCACGAGTATCTGAAGTTCTCATATCCACGCATGCGTGCACCAAGTTTTATCTGTGAGAACGAGACGAAGCAGGGACTCACGTTGCACTATCGGTCGAAGAGGCGTGGCTTTGTCTACTACACAATGGGACAGATCCGTGAGGTGGCAAGGTATTTCTACCACAAGGAGATGCACATTGAGCTGGTGCGCGAGGAGATATTGTTCGATACGGTGCACGTGACCTTTCAGCTGACATTCGATAATCGCGCCTTTACACTCGCATCGCTGGCCATGACGCGAGAGGAGAAGCACTTGCCCATTAGTGCCCACGTACTCTTcgaaatatttccattttgcaTTGTGTTTGG TGCTGACATGGTGGTGCGCAGCATTGGCAACTCTTTGATGGTCATATTACCAGAATTGCTGGGCAAGAAGATTACTGCGTGGTTCGACTTGGTGCGGCCACTGATTGCCTTCAAGTTTCAAACT ATTCTTAACCGCACCAACAACATCTTTGAGCTGGTCACCGTCGATCCAGTCACTGAGCGTTTGGATGCACAAAATGAAGATTTGCTGCTGCATGACGATGGCAGCGAGCCGGAAAAGTCGCTTCGTCTTAAAg gCCAAATGGTCTATATGGAAAACTGGCGCATGATCATGTTCCTGGGCACACCTGTTATGCCCGATCTGACATCGCTGATCACCACAGGACTCTACATCAACGATCTGTCCATGCATGATTTCAGTCGCGATCTTATGCTCGCTGGTACACAACAGTCTGTGGAGCTCAAGCTGGCGCTGGATCAGGAGCAGCAAAAGTCCAAGAAACTGGAAGAGTCGATGCGTAAGTTGGACGAGGAAATGCGACGCACCGACGAGTTGTTGTATCAGATGATACCCAAGCAGGTGGCAGATCGTCTGCGACGCGGAGAGAATCCCATTGATACATGTGAG ATGTTTGACAGCGTTTCAATTTTGTTCTCGGATATTGTGACATTCACCGAGATCTGTAGTCGCATCACACCCATGGAGGTGGTGTCCATGCTGAATGCCATGTACTCGATCTTTGATACTCTAACCGAACGCAATTCGGTCTACAAGGTGGAGACAATTGGCGATGCCTACATGGTGGTAGCTGGAGCACCGGACAAGGATGCGAACCATGCTGAGCGAGTCTGTGATATGGCCCTGGATATGGTGGATGCCATAACCGATTTGAAGGATCCCTCGACGGGACAACATTTGCGCATAC GTGTGGGAGTACATTCGGGCGCCGTTGTCGCCGGTATTGTGGGCTTGAAGATGCCGCGCTATTGCCTGTTTGGCGACAGCGTTAATACCGCCTCCCGCATGGAATCGACCAGCATTGCCATGAAGGTGCACATCTCGGAGTCCACCAAGGTGCTGATTGGACCCAGTTACAAGATACTCGAGCGCGGCGAGATCGATGTCAAGGGCAAAGGCACCATGAAGACCTACTGGCTGGAGGAGCGCGAGAATCGCCTGCCGCTGCAGCTCACCTCTGGCCTCCAGCTGCATCCCATGTCCGCTGCTCCGCCGCTAACGCCCATTCCCAAGGCCATTATGCCGCCGCCCAAGCCAGTGACGCCAGTTGCACCGCCTCCCGCCGCTGAGCCTGTCCAGCCCCATGCTCAGACATCGCTGGCCAATGTGGTGATGGGTGCCAGTGGTGCCGTGGCTGCAGCCACAGCGTTGGCTCATCATGCACCGCCAGTAGCAGCGGCAGCGAGCACAACGCCGGCTGCAGCAAGTGGCGATGAGCGCAGCAGTCGCATCTATTCGCCGGTCACGTTCAAGGATGTGGCTAGGCGCAGCATCGCCAATTCACCGGTGCGCGGCAGCGGTGGCAGCGGTTGTTGTCCCGAGCAGAGCAAGCGACGCGAATCCCGCTCCAATTCCACTGGTCACGTGTTCATGCGCTCGCCCAGCGACATCTTTGGCTCCCTAATACTCGACACCGAGGAGTTTCTCGAGGATCTGCAGATCTCGCGCGGCTCCCTCGCCAactccagcagcaacaacaataacatcagTCAATCGCCCTGCGGCTTTAGTCCCACGCCACCATTTCGCATTGGCAGCGCACCGGCAAAGCCGCGACCCAACAATCCGGACATGTTTACGGCCGAGGAATTGGCCGCCATGGATCAGCTGACGCCGCCATCCACAGCTCCGGCACGTGAGACGGCCACTTGCAGCAGTGCCGCCAGCCTAAAGCCATCCACATCGAATGTGTCGCTGGAACGCGACAAGGCACTGGCCAAGATGAA CACCACCCTGGAGGCCACTAATACACCACCAGCAGCGCCAATCACAGCACCAGTTGTCGCACCCATCGTCGCTGCAGCAACTTCTAAAGTGGCAACTTCTAATATGGCGACTCCCTCAGCAACAGTTGGTGTCTGCCCCATGCGGCAGCCAAAAACGCTGCCCTTGCAGCCTGTTCATGGTGGCACAGCACCTGCTGCGGTGCAGGCCAACAGTGAGAACAGTCGACCGGGATCCAAGGACTCTATGACATCCATATCACTGCACTCACCGCCGCCGCATCGCTCAAATTCCGCACCAGCCAG ACCCCATTCCATGTCGAAGGCCGCGCGAAAAGCCTTTCTGGCTGCCAAGCAAACTAAGGCCATGGAGAAACTGGACAAAATGATTGAAGAAGCCCAGGAAGTGGAGTCGCAGTCAACGGCGAAGGCAGCCAATATGCGTCTAGCCATT TTTGGACACGATGGCGGTGGCGTGGGAGACTTGGCAGCCGGTGGTTGCCCTCTATTTctgccaccaccaccagccCAAGCGATGGGTCGTGCCATGCCGAGCTCCATATCCGATTCGAGTATTTGCAATCATGG GCATAGCCATGCGCCCAGCTGTCACCATACGCTGCACGAACCGAAGCTGAGCAACAGCCAGAGTTTCCAGCATGCCCGCAGCTCCGGGCCAATTACACATCAATGCTGCAGTGGTTTTGGCCATGGCAATGGACGACACTCGCACCGCATGCACTCGAATGCCTGTAATCTGctctag